CTGATGAGGGAGCTTCTGGGTATCTGCCAAACCTGACAGCCTGAGAGAGCCAGTTCTCAcaggttgtcccctgacctccatttacgtgctccccaccccaccctgtacACCCCCCACAATCAtaatcataaaatgaaaaataaaaaaattaaaagcatagctaaaaataaaaattagtggatgggctggagagatggctcagaggttaagagcactggctgctcttccagaggtcttgagttcaatcctcagcacccacatggtatggctcacagctatctataaCTATAGTCCCATGGGATCCGATGCCCACTTCTAGTGTTTAGACTTGAAGacaaaatatccatatacataagtacatatttttttttttttgagacaggttttttctgtgtagcactagctgtcctggatctcgctctgtagaccaggctggccttgaactcacagagatccgcctagctctgactcccaagtgctgggattaaaggtgtgcgccaccaccgcccagcaataagtacataaattttagaaaaattagtTGACAACACCAAATGCTACAAAGATGTAGCAAAACTCGGTGTCTCCCACATTGCTGATGCGAATATAAAATGGGAGAgcagccattctggaaatcagcTCCATAGtttcttaaaacattaaatatacgTCTATTAACTGGTAGCTGCACTTCTAGACTTTTATCCTAGAGAAATGAAAACTCATGGCTGTATAGAAATGGCACGTAATTACTCATAGCAGTCTTATTTCAATTTGGCTCAAACTAAAAGCTACCAAAACATCTTTCAATAGGTGTTTGGTTAAACTGTGGTATATCCATTCAAAGGACTGCTACTCAGTAATGAAAAGGAATGACATATTGGTACATATGACTTGGATAGATCTCAGTGGCATTATATTGGATGACAAGTagccaatctctctctctctctctctctctctctctctctctctctctctctctctctctctctaaaagacctgtttacttattatgtatagtaTTTTGCCTGAACatatccctgaaggccagaagagggcaccagatctcattacagatggctgtgaacgaccatatggttgctgggacttgaactcaggtcctctggaagaacagccagtgctctcaaccactgagccatctctccagcccaaatagcCAATATCAATAGGTCTCATGAAGTATAATCTCATttatatgacattctcaaaaaatCATGGAGTTGTAAGACAGCTCAGCGTTTGCCGGGGTGGGGAGCGGGTGGCAGTGACTACAGAGGATCCCAGGGGAGACCCCTGGGACAGTTCCGATGGGGTAACGTATCGATGGCGGTGGCCGTTAGGAAGATCTGTCTGAGATGCAGACTCGCCTTGTTAATGCCATCTCTCTATTCAGTGCTGCGCTGTGACTGGGTAAGACGTCCCCTGAGGGAAGGAGCCAGGGGACCTCTCACTATTTTCGCAGCTTCCTGtgaatttataataatataagtaaaacacaaataatttacttaatattttaaacttaatatgataaaatgtttcaaatatgtGTGatggttttctgtatttttctttctttattttctttatttttttttttttttgttcttttgagactgggtttctctatgtagccctggctgttttgaggctggcctcgaactcacagagatccacctgcctctgcctccccagtgctggaattaaaggcgtgcgccatcaagCCCGgttatttttctctattattttttaattttaatttttaaaattttaatgttttgatttacTTTTAATAATAGTTTAtgattacttaaaaataaaagctatggTGTGGAGAAGCGACTCAGTGAGCCTCCTCAGGTGACCAGCTGGCGTGTTCAAGGAACACCTCGGAGCCCTTCATGGTGGGCCCTCGCTAACGGAGACGGGACGAGAGGGTTGAGGATCGGAGACTGCAGCagagcggggtgtgtgtgtggtgtgtgtgtgtggtgtgtgtgtgtatgtgtgtgtggtgtgtgtgtgtgtgtctgtggtgtgtgtgtgtggtgtgtgtgtgtgtgtgtgtgtgtgtgtgtgtgtgtgtgtgtgtgtggccacacaAGTGCCACGGTGCCtgtgtggtcagaagacaactgtggagttggctctctccttccacccactTCCTGCCTTTTCAGGGTTCGAACTCAGGTCGCTGGGCTTGCGCCGTAAGCCCCTTTACCCTCTAGACCATCTCACCGACCCCTTTTGCTGGGTTTggagagaaaactaaaaatactttctgaaggaggagggaggggaagggagggaagagagaattgGAGACAGCTGCAAGTTGGGGTTTGGAGGGAATGTGGGACCTTTGGCCAGGACCAAGGAAGCAGGTCTGGGGTAGGGAGAAAGTGGCACTAATGGGTGGGCTGGTGACTCCCCTTCACCATGGGGGTGCAGTGGAGAAGAGGGGGCTGGGCAGAATGTTTAGGAAGACCGAGAGAAGAGCctaacaaggaaaaaaatccacgCGAGGTAGGTGTGGCTAACCACGGCACGTGGTGCTTCCAGCTCAAGGCAGGGAGCGTCGTCTCCTGGGCCCCGGGTGGGTCCCTGAAGGGCACCATGGAGCATAGTGTGTCAGGGAGGTCACCATATGAGAGCAGACCCATCTCTCTACCCCAGGAGCATTCCATCAAGGTGCTGGAGCTGATCTCGACCATCTGGGACACGGAGCTGCATGTGGCTGGCCTCCGCCTCCTCAACAGCCTCCCGATGCCCGACTACGTGCACCCGCAGCTGCGGCGGGTGATGCCCGCCTTGATGGAGATCATGCAGTCAGACTATATCTTGTCACAGGTGCCTGCCCACAagacctccctcccctctccctcctcccccctcccccctcccccaggcctggaGCAGCACCTAGAGGAAAGAGCAGAGAGGTTCAAGCCACCCCCCTGCCGAGGCCCAGACCCGCCAGCCCTCTCCCCCTGTTCCTTATTCAGGTACAAGCTGTCCGCCTCCTGAGTTACCTGGCCCAGAAGAGCGACCTTCTCTATGACATTCTCAACTGCCAGGTGAAGAAGATGTAGATGGGCTGATGGGACGCTGATGCAGGTGTCGGGAGGGTTATGGTCactgggtagatttttttttttaattattttttaatgtgcgTGGGTGTTcgcatgtgtctgtgcatcaccTGTGTGtagtgcctgtgggggccagcagagggcgtcagaacccctggaactggagctccaGAGGGTTCTGAGCTGCCCAGTGCGGAGACTCcaatgcaggtcctctgcaagagaagccagaGCTCTTAATCGCTAAGCCATCCATCCAGCCTCATACACTGAGTCTTAACCTTAATCTCAGGAAATCACTCCTGTTCTCTGACCATGATGTAATTTCTCTGGAAAATGATAATGAAAGGGAAATGCGGATGTAGGTTGCCAAGGAGAAGCATTAGAACATGCCGGATCTCACGGGTTCTCTTGTACCCGCCCCCCACAGGTGCACTCCAACTTCCTGAACCTCTTCCAGTCCTCGCAGCCAGGAAGCCTGCTGTTCGAGGTGCTGGTATTTGCGGAGCGGCTGAGCGAGGGTCGGAACGCCACCCACTACCGGGCAGTGAAATGGCATTACAACGAGCAGTCCCTGCACGAAGCCCTCTTTGGGGACGAGTCCAGACTGGCAGACCGTCTGCTTTCCCTGGTCATCCACCCTGAGGAGGAAGTCCAGATCCAGGCCTGCAAAGTCATAGTCAGCTTGCAGTGCCCCCAGGACTTGGGGTGCCGGCCCTCCACCTGCCGTCCCAGCCATTCCTACTTTAAAAACGGGGAGTAACGTTGAGGAGAACCAATAAATGAGTAAGGGAGGGAAGCGTGAGGCTTCTGGAAGCACTGGTCAGTCCGTTGCCTCCCAGGGCCTGGGTGGAGGCGCTGTTCATCAGGACCTCCGCCTAGGCCGTGGCACAGCATGGGCGAGTCTCCCAAACACACCCCACTTTTGTGTTTGGGAGACTGACTCCCTCCTTCTGTGGCTGCTCTtcaaatctgtttttctttttccattttttttttgtggatggtgtgtgtgtgtgtgtgtgtatgcatgcatgtttccGTGTGTGGTCACATGTGCgcgtttgtgtacatgtgtgtgcttgtgcgtgtgGAGGCTCTCTCTCCGTGTcaggctccacctcctccaccttattcactgaggtGGGGTGTCTCAGTCAAACCCACCCACTAATGTGGCTAGCCTCACCAGCTAGTTCATTCTGGGGATCCCGTCTCTGCCTTCAAGGCTAGGACAGACAGGCAGCCACTCTGCCCACCTGGCATTTGCACTGGTTCTGAGGACTCTGAACTCATTCTCACGTTCACATGGCAAGTACTTTGATCCCCCAAGTTGTCTCCCAGACACCCTTTAAAACCTGAATGTGGAGCCCGTCCTTTCCTGGGAGGATGtgggtgctgtggtgtgtgtgtgtgtgtgtgtgtgtgtgtgtgtgtgtgtgtgtttatggaacTACAGTAAAaggtgattgtgaaccaccatgcaagtgctgggaaccaggtcctctacaagagccaTCAAGTGCTCGAAACGGggaaagccatctctccagccttccagcTGTGGTTTAAGAATCTCCCCCAGTCCCTCCTGTTGGGAACGGTGTGGACTTTTAGGAGGCGGGTCCTTGTGGGAGGTGCCTGTGTGGGGCTGTGGGATCCTGGCCTCTTTCTGCCCTTCTGTTTGGTGATATATCTGTTGGCACACAGTTCCCGCTGTGACATGCCACTATCCACCCCAGGCCTCACCAGAGGCTAAATCAGGGGGCTTGCCTCCTCCTGGATTTAAAACCTTCAAAACGATGGGcttaagctaggcatggtggtgcctggctttcaccccagccctcgggaagcagaggcaggctggtacATGTATCTTACACTGCACATTCGCTCGTATTCCGTCGGCTTGTTCCTCTCGAGAACCCTAATACAATGCCCTACCAtcaaggcacttttttttttttttttttttttttttaataactactTAGAAAGTGTTTAATATTCTTAGTAATCattgaaatgcaaattaaagctgcTTTGAGATACCActtcaccccagtcagaatggctgtctGACAACAAATATTGGAGGGGATGTGGAGAGAAAGGGACTCTTATTCAGTGTTGGTGAGAGGCAAGTTAATGCAGacattgtggaaatcagtttggagattTCTTAAAAAACTGAAATTAGAACTACTGTATGACTTAGCTATTTCCTCTCTGGGCAGAAAACTCCATACCCTACCATAGAGATATTGGcacttctgtagcaggaatcttaaaagttcttattgataaaatcaaaccagaggcgagttattggggtccatgctggtagatcagagagatagaacaagccacagctatctcaccttgccagttcctcagctggtcctcagactggaagcttctgtgtcctcatcccaatagctctcagctgaactgctgcttaaaagcctgaatggcttaatcagccacatgctt
This DNA window, taken from Peromyscus maniculatus bairdii isolate BWxNUB_F1_BW_parent chromosome 21, HU_Pman_BW_mat_3.1, whole genome shotgun sequence, encodes the following:
- the Armc12 gene encoding armadillo repeat-containing protein 12 isoform X3 → MRSAPRSSSRALPAPALHAASSGPYAFAGHELARGAPRLEFPGRGLAIERERHGRDSGEIRRLLNSLECKQDEYAKSMILHSITRCVYLLEAEASACTTDDICLVGEMLDDKDNSVKIQALNALKAFSGIRKFRLKIQEHSIKVLELISTIWDTELHVAGLRLLNSLPMPDYVHPQLRRVMPALMEIMQSDYILSQVQAVRLLSYLAQKSDLLYDILNCQVHSNFLNLFQSSQPGSLLFEVLVFAERLSEGRNATHYRAVKWHYNEQSLHEALFGDESRLADRLLSLVIHPEEEVQIQACKVIVSLQCPQDLGCRPSTCRPSHSYFKNGE
- the Armc12 gene encoding armadillo repeat-containing protein 12 isoform X2 — translated: MFSAGALLLAPTWTQDSTEGMGKTIPRCLQQLDLRKSVVGLATGAGAIYLLYKAIRAGIKCQPPLCSNSPICIARLAIERERHGRDSGEIRRLLNSLECKQDEYAKSMILHSITRCVYLLEAEASACTTDDICLVGEMLDDKDNSVKIQALNALKAFSGIRKFRLKIQEHSIKVLELISTIWDTELHVAGLRLLNSLPMPDYVHPQLRRVMPALMEIMQSDYILSQVQAVRLLSYLAQKSDLLYDILNCQVHSNFLNLFQSSQPGSLLFEVLVFAERLSEGRNATHYRAVKWHYNEQSLHEALFGDESRLADRLLSLVIHPEEEVQIQACKVIVSLQCPQDLGCRPSTCRPSHSYFKNGE